AACCTGGGCACCGGCGCTTTTCAGAGCAACATCAAACATTTTTGAAGAATTTCTTGGCGTTGATggcaacaaaatatttaatcaacgTTATTTGGACGcttaaaatattatgaataGTAGAAACAAAAACCGTAAGTTTTTTCCgttataaattatatgatataaaattattaaatccaCATCatctatttcatatatatttttcacaaatattacattatttttattttcaatatttttaacgaaaattactttaacaattaaattttcGACTTGCTGTGTATGATATTCCGGCTATATAATATTCTATcgtaaagtgtttttttttataaaaccatTTGGCGCCATATTTCAATCCACTGGGTGTTGATTGTTTGTAGCAATCTCAGATCAATGGTTCAGAGGCCCTTTTAGGTAAATCACTGcgaattattaaaataatagcgAGATTGGCTTtcgattttttaatttatgtttcgTTTCAATCACAATATCTCATTATGTATTCAAAGCTTTATAAGGATGGATAACACTAAGGATGTCATCGATTGATTTCAATTAATTAGTATGGAAAGACCAACAAAGATCAGAAAAACAAAGAACACAGATGAACACAGTTGGGAGGTTAGATCACCAGTATCGCTGTATCATCGATGCATTCAATATATTGCTCAAAATCTACACATGGTGGACAGTTTTTACGGGTTTCCTGACTTGGTGGCAGCTGATATTTTTAAGGAATCAGAGAAGTGCAAGAAATTTGAGATCACTTCAGCAGAAAACGATTCTCTCAAAAACCTTCAATTGTTTTGTGAAATTTATCCAGACAGCGTGCTGTCCAGCCTAAATCTATCGGCCTCCTGTCGAGCGTTGAACTACTGGCTGGAACACTTTCTGGTTTTTTCTGGACTACAATCACTAGATGTGTCTGATTGTTTCCTTGGAGACGAGCATGAAATCTTATCCCATATTGCACATTTAAAACTGTAAGGAGCTTAAAGCAGAATTTGCTACTTAAAGCGTGTATGAATGGCATAATTTGATATCGGTATCTGTGAAATGTTAAACTAATTACAGCAATTTTGGTATATCAATGGCATAATAGTTCTATTTTGATATCTGTGTCTGTGAAATGTTAAATTAATGAGAGCAATTTTGGTAAAATAAGGAAAAAGTAAGCtaaatgtagaaaatattttgttttttcatgttttgaatGATCTTCTTTTTATTGCAGCTTAAAAAGCTTAAACCTTAGGAAAAACTGTCTGACGGATAAAGGGGTTTCTAGATTTTGTGCACCATTTAAACTATTTAGAAGAGGACCAGAACATTTAACAGTTCTAGATGTGTCAGGTATTACATTGTACTTTTATAATGTTATA
This portion of the Magallana gigas chromosome 7, xbMagGiga1.1, whole genome shotgun sequence genome encodes:
- the LOC105343153 gene encoding leucine-rich repeat-containing protein 42 translates to MERPTKIRKTKNTDEHSWEVRSPVSLYHRCIQYIAQNLHMVDSFYGFPDLVAADIFKESEKCKKFEITSAENDSLKNLQLFCEIYPDSVLSSLNLSASCRALNYWLEHFLVFSGLQSLDVSDCFLGDEHEILSHIAHLKLLKSLNLRKNCLTDKGVSRFCAPFKLFRRGPEHLTVLDVSENGCISNRGIKMLQCFKDLQKVDITGTSVKVKEISNDWKVLPEKGEGLMSIKNEGWASHVVCKWMELATRTRDKDEHKTSKFYAIKKRIKSRISVQNVSKVSFVPQYRLVLHRIHHLKKVTAPCVKIPTLTEQDNNMDAIMNLYKP